Proteins encoded by one window of Microbacterium testaceum:
- the glmS gene encoding glutamine--fructose-6-phosphate transaminase (isomerizing) encodes MCGIIGYVGPRQSQDILLAGLSRLEYRGYDSAGIAVIDGDGQLDMRKRAGKLAVLRDDLESTPMPNGTTGIGHTRWATHGGPTDANAHPHLADDDKLAVIHNGIIENFAELKSELVGDGFAFRSETDTEVAAVMIGREYARTKDLVQAFRSVVSRLEGAYTLLAMHEDHPGLVVGARRNSPLVIGLGEGENFLGSDVAAFVEHTRNALAIGQDEIVAITPEGVEVTDFSGAPVEVEAFEVTWDASAAEKGGWSSFMAKEVSEEPEAVANTIRGRIHEGRVEIPELEGMDDFLADIDRILVIACGTAAYAGMVGKYALETWTRVPVDVELAHEFRYRNPVLTPRTLVVSISQSGETMDTLMAVKYASSRGAKTLSICNTQGATIPRESDAIVYTHAGPEVAVASTKAFVAQITALYLLALHVGRVRGAIDPMAAVEAVTELEAVPGKIARVLETEQARIEQLAHWMADTRSVLFLGRNVGYPIALEGALKLKELAYIHAEGFAAGELKHGPIALIEPGQPVFVVVPSPRGSGEMHKKVVSNIEEIRARGARVIAIAEEGDVAVLPAADEVLRIPLAAPLFEPLLAVVPLHIFAMGLAEAKGLDVDQPRNLAKSVTVE; translated from the coding sequence ATGTGCGGAATCATCGGTTACGTGGGTCCTCGGCAGAGTCAGGACATCCTTCTGGCGGGTCTGTCGCGTCTGGAATACCGGGGGTACGACTCCGCCGGCATCGCCGTGATCGACGGTGACGGCCAGCTCGACATGCGCAAGCGCGCGGGTAAGCTCGCCGTCCTGCGTGACGACCTCGAGTCCACGCCCATGCCCAACGGCACCACGGGCATCGGCCACACCCGCTGGGCCACACACGGTGGCCCCACCGACGCCAACGCCCACCCCCACCTGGCCGACGACGACAAGCTCGCCGTCATCCACAACGGCATCATCGAGAACTTCGCCGAGCTCAAGAGCGAGCTCGTGGGTGACGGCTTCGCCTTCCGCAGCGAGACCGACACCGAGGTCGCGGCGGTCATGATCGGCCGCGAGTACGCACGGACGAAGGACCTCGTGCAGGCCTTCCGGTCGGTCGTCTCGCGCCTCGAGGGGGCCTACACGCTCCTCGCGATGCACGAGGACCACCCCGGTCTCGTCGTCGGTGCGCGCCGCAACTCCCCGCTCGTGATCGGTCTCGGCGAGGGCGAGAACTTCCTCGGCTCCGACGTCGCCGCCTTCGTCGAGCACACGCGCAACGCGCTCGCCATCGGCCAGGACGAGATCGTCGCGATCACCCCCGAGGGCGTCGAGGTCACCGACTTCTCGGGCGCTCCTGTCGAGGTCGAAGCCTTCGAGGTTACGTGGGACGCGTCGGCCGCCGAGAAGGGCGGCTGGTCGTCCTTCATGGCCAAGGAGGTCTCGGAGGAGCCCGAGGCCGTCGCCAACACCATCCGCGGCCGTATCCACGAGGGCCGTGTCGAGATCCCCGAGCTCGAGGGGATGGACGACTTCCTCGCCGACATCGATCGCATCCTCGTCATCGCGTGCGGCACCGCCGCCTACGCGGGCATGGTCGGCAAGTACGCCCTCGAGACCTGGACCCGTGTTCCCGTCGACGTCGAGCTGGCGCACGAGTTCCGCTACCGCAACCCCGTGCTCACCCCCCGCACGCTGGTCGTGTCGATCAGCCAGTCGGGCGAGACCATGGACACGCTCATGGCGGTCAAGTACGCGAGCTCGCGCGGTGCGAAGACGCTGTCGATCTGCAACACGCAGGGGGCGACGATTCCGCGCGAGTCCGACGCGATCGTCTACACCCACGCGGGTCCCGAGGTGGCCGTCGCCTCGACCAAGGCCTTCGTCGCGCAGATCACCGCCCTGTATCTGCTGGCCCTGCACGTGGGTCGCGTGCGCGGCGCGATCGACCCGATGGCCGCCGTCGAAGCCGTGACCGAGCTCGAGGCCGTCCCGGGCAAGATCGCCCGCGTGCTCGAGACCGAGCAGGCCCGCATCGAGCAGCTCGCGCACTGGATGGCCGACACCCGCTCGGTGCTGTTCCTCGGCCGCAACGTCGGCTACCCGATCGCCCTCGAGGGCGCGCTCAAGCTCAAGGAGCTGGCCTACATCCACGCCGAGGGCTTCGCCGCCGGAGAGCTCAAGCACGGCCCCATCGCGCTGATCGAGCCCGGCCAGCCCGTGTTCGTCGTCGTTCCGAGCCCCCGCGGCTCGGGCGAGATGCACAAGAAGGTCGTCTCGAACATCGAGGAGATCCGCGCCCGCGGCGCCCGCGTCATCGCGATCGCCGAAGAGGGCGATGTCGCCGTGCTGCCCGCCGCCGACGAGGTGCTGCGAATCCCGCTCGCGGCCCCCCTCTTCGAGCCGCTCCTGGCCGTCGTTCCGCTGCACATCTTCGCGATGGGCCTCGCCGAGGCGAAGGGTCTCGACGTCGACCAGCCGCGCAACCTTGCCAAGTCGGTGACGGTCGAGTAG
- a CDS encoding choice-of-anchor G family protein produces MTAANAAPGDLSNASGTFLGGSILTLVDLDDLAQLQGAVATNAGSVPTVTDQNTLDLTALDVINVTVPGGIQVPIDFGSLGVVGQYASADPDGSSVGASGAVGDGGVIGTGGPATGPLSISLGGAVDSLAGSLAAELVDEIAAVDLTLGAVSARASQDAPDDATSSYTIAGGQLVVDSATLSTLTAELNTAVAGLQNSLDGVDGLVNTAVGSALGLLGVQANLEVGTTSLTDAISGLLTGQITSDDYPGVVIDLGTGEITVDLDEITGLNDLPAGTELLGSQTLPYIQDAVVDAVSGLADRIDTAVLNAVRGLSVLGGVVIPPTLITPQIPVLSVNTTIGQLLDGNTSGIQVLGGITLPVGLGVVAGAILAPVQTVIGNVGAAVDTTVTPVTTLLSPALGAVLPAVASVTVNNQSTTAEGVFSITGAIVTVLPGSAATTIELANATVGPNALDENADVTITAPESGDEFVVPGADDVSDVTVSGTGEPEAVITVSIPGQEDQDATVTPEGTWTVTFPDLPVGDYTATATQDADGTTATVDFSVIEAPDVVITAPTPDQIIVVPGADDTSDVIVTGTGYAGSDVDVEVGGSTQTVTVTAEGTWTATFPGLPIGDYSVTATQEFDGSIDTVDFSIAETPDVVIEEPADGTEIAVGTAEGVTTVTVSGTASPGATVTVELDNGAVETTTAAPDGTWNVVFDGLPIADYTATATQDADDSVDTVAFSVVLAEAVDITAPIAGTEYEVGEPDATRSVTVTGSGQAGAEIAVSIPTLGAQTTTVSGLGLWSVSFAEVPVGDFTVTAIQDIDGSVDTTSFSVTAVAADADADADAMDADAADADAVDADAMDADAVDADAMDADATDADADAVDADAVDADATDADATDTDAADADATDADAADADAVDADADAVDADAVDADATDADATDTDAADADAVDADAADADAVDADATDADATDADAVDADATDGDVTTQARADVLLPQIVRGTGVSQTVVVQGFQPGETVSATVNSTPFELTPVIADGAGTARMTFAVGADFELGAHRVEVRGSVTGELPADRENTAFTVTAQPAAAGTGGGSSLPGTGRGSSLPATGLDLDGPLVGGVAAALILAGATLWTLRRRSASGEQR; encoded by the coding sequence GTGACCGCCGCGAACGCCGCCCCCGGTGACCTATCGAACGCCTCGGGCACGTTCTTGGGCGGGTCGATCCTCACCCTCGTCGACCTCGACGACCTGGCGCAGCTCCAGGGCGCGGTCGCCACCAACGCCGGGTCCGTCCCGACGGTGACCGACCAGAACACCCTCGACCTCACGGCCCTCGACGTGATCAACGTCACCGTGCCCGGCGGCATCCAGGTTCCCATCGACTTCGGATCGCTCGGCGTCGTCGGCCAGTACGCGAGCGCGGATCCCGATGGCTCGTCGGTCGGGGCCTCGGGCGCCGTGGGCGACGGCGGCGTCATCGGTACCGGCGGCCCGGCGACCGGCCCGCTGAGCATCAGTCTGGGCGGCGCGGTCGATTCCCTCGCGGGATCCCTGGCCGCTGAGCTCGTCGACGAGATCGCCGCCGTGGATCTGACCCTGGGCGCCGTCTCGGCGAGGGCGTCGCAGGACGCTCCCGACGACGCGACGAGCAGCTACACGATCGCGGGCGGTCAGCTCGTCGTCGACAGCGCGACGCTGTCGACCTTGACCGCGGAGCTGAACACCGCGGTGGCCGGCCTCCAGAACTCGCTCGACGGGGTGGACGGTCTGGTCAACACCGCTGTGGGCAGCGCCCTCGGACTCCTCGGCGTGCAGGCGAACCTGGAGGTGGGCACGACCAGCCTGACCGACGCGATCAGCGGTCTCCTGACCGGCCAGATCACCTCGGACGACTACCCGGGCGTGGTGATCGATCTGGGAACGGGCGAGATCACGGTCGACCTCGACGAGATCACCGGGCTGAACGACCTCCCCGCGGGAACGGAACTGCTCGGTTCGCAGACCCTTCCCTACATCCAGGACGCCGTCGTGGACGCCGTCAGCGGTCTCGCCGACCGGATCGATACGGCAGTCCTGAACGCCGTGCGCGGTCTCTCGGTCCTCGGCGGGGTCGTCATCCCGCCGACCCTGATCACCCCGCAGATCCCGGTCCTCAGCGTGAACACCACCATCGGGCAACTGCTCGACGGGAACACCTCCGGGATCCAGGTGCTGGGCGGAATCACCCTTCCGGTCGGCCTCGGTGTCGTGGCGGGCGCGATCCTCGCTCCGGTGCAAACCGTGATCGGGAACGTCGGCGCTGCGGTCGACACGACCGTCACCCCGGTGACGACGCTGCTCTCGCCCGCGCTGGGCGCCGTGCTCCCCGCCGTCGCGAGCGTGACCGTCAACAACCAGTCGACGACTGCCGAGGGTGTCTTTTCGATCACCGGGGCCATCGTGACGGTCCTGCCGGGTTCGGCGGCCACGACGATCGAACTGGCGAACGCCACCGTCGGACCGAACGCGCTCGATGAGAACGCCGACGTGACGATCACCGCTCCCGAAAGCGGCGACGAGTTCGTCGTTCCCGGTGCCGACGACGTCTCGGACGTGACCGTCTCCGGAACCGGCGAGCCCGAGGCCGTGATCACGGTCTCGATCCCCGGTCAGGAGGATCAGGACGCCACGGTCACCCCCGAGGGCACCTGGACGGTCACGTTCCCCGACCTCCCGGTCGGCGACTACACGGCCACCGCGACTCAGGATGCCGACGGCACCACCGCGACCGTCGACTTCTCGGTCATCGAGGCCCCGGACGTGGTCATCACCGCTCCGACCCCCGACCAGATCATCGTCGTCCCCGGGGCCGACGACACCTCGGACGTGATCGTCACCGGAACCGGCTACGCGGGTTCGGATGTCGACGTCGAGGTCGGCGGCTCCACCCAGACGGTCACCGTGACCGCGGAGGGAACCTGGACGGCGACGTTCCCGGGTCTGCCCATCGGCGATTACTCGGTGACCGCGACGCAGGAGTTCGACGGGTCGATCGACACCGTCGACTTCTCGATCGCCGAGACGCCCGATGTCGTGATCGAGGAGCCCGCTGACGGAACAGAGATCGCGGTCGGCACTGCTGAGGGTGTCACCACGGTGACCGTCTCGGGAACGGCTTCGCCGGGGGCGACCGTCACGGTCGAGCTCGACAACGGCGCCGTCGAGACGACGACCGCAGCCCCGGACGGTACCTGGAACGTGGTGTTCGACGGTCTGCCGATCGCCGACTACACGGCGACGGCGACTCAGGATGCCGACGACTCGGTCGACACCGTCGCGTTCAGCGTCGTGCTCGCCGAGGCCGTCGACATCACGGCACCCATCGCCGGCACGGAGTACGAGGTCGGAGAGCCGGATGCCACGCGCTCGGTGACCGTGACCGGTTCCGGCCAGGCCGGCGCCGAGATCGCCGTCTCGATCCCGACCCTGGGCGCGCAGACGACGACCGTCTCGGGCCTCGGCCTCTGGTCGGTCTCGTTCGCGGAGGTTCCGGTGGGCGACTTCACGGTGACCGCGATCCAGGACATCGACGGCTCGGTCGACACGACGTCGTTCTCGGTGACCGCGGTCGCGGCTGACGCCGACGCGGACGCTGATGCGATGGATGCTGACGCGGCTGATGCTGACGCCGTGGACGCTGATGCGATGGATGCTGACGCCGTGGATGCTGACGCGATGGATGCGGACGCCACGGACGCTGACGCTGACGCTGTGGACGCTGACGCCGTGGACGCCGATGCGACCGATGCTGACGCGACGGACACCGACGCAGCCGATGCTGACGCGACGGACGCCGACGCAGCCGATGCAGACGCCGTGGACGCTGACGCTGACGCTGTGGACGCTGACGCCGTGGACGCCGATGCGACCGACGCTGACGCAACCGACACCGACGCAGCCGATGCTGACGCCGTGGACGCTGACGCTGCGGACGCCGACGCTGTGGATGCTGACGCGACCGACGCTGACGCGACGGACGCCGACGCCGTGGACGCCGACGCGACCGACGGCGACGTCACCACGCAGGCGCGTGCCGATGTGCTGCTGCCGCAGATCGTGCGCGGCACCGGGGTCAGCCAGACCGTGGTCGTCCAGGGCTTCCAGCCCGGCGAGACGGTCTCGGCGACGGTGAACTCCACTCCGTTCGAGCTCACGCCCGTGATCGCTGACGGCGCGGGTACGGCGCGCATGACCTTCGCGGTCGGCGCCGACTTCGAGCTCGGCGCACACCGGGTCGAGGTGCGCGGTTCGGTCACGGGTGAACTCCCGGCTGATCGGGAGAACACCGCCTTCACCGTCACGGCGCAGCCCGCCGCAGCGGGGACCGGCGGGGGCTCCTCGCTCCCGGGGACCGGCAGGGGCTCGTCACTCCCGGCCACCGGTCTGGATCTCGACGGTCCTCTGGTCGGCGGCGTGGCTGCGGCACTGATCCTCGCGGGTGCGACTCTGTGGACCCTGCGTCGACGGAGCGCCAGCGGAGAGCAGCGCTGA
- a CDS encoding HTTM domain-containing protein, whose amino-acid sequence MSRSASVDDEKTIATTGRRDRVALSTLWPRLQLWLTGRKHSTIGFSVLRVLFGVAMLIVLVPSYADRHYLWGAGAWWVDPEANRRGWWEPLRMLFPKDNAVVFDLSFHVLLALAVLFVVGFRTRWVTPLLLVFWVGLSTNSTLLGNGGDTLMRIVLFFVVFADLSRHFSVDAWMRRRRGIRPSRLSGRMPTWVPPWLAIWAHNTVLILCVFQILLVYLVSSVLKFQGEEWLDGTAIYYALSIEQFHVLPALSQLAWQSAPVVALATWTALWVQMLFPVLILWKPTRYAAVFVITGMHLSIAILLGLWPFSLAMIALDLLLVRDESWIRLGSRLGSVRRGLLSPAT is encoded by the coding sequence ATGAGCCGATCGGCATCCGTCGACGACGAGAAGACCATCGCGACGACCGGCCGGCGAGACCGCGTCGCGCTTTCGACGCTGTGGCCGCGCCTGCAGCTCTGGCTGACCGGGCGGAAGCATTCGACGATCGGCTTCTCCGTCCTCCGCGTGCTCTTCGGCGTCGCGATGCTGATCGTCCTGGTGCCGAGCTACGCCGACCGCCACTACCTCTGGGGCGCCGGAGCCTGGTGGGTCGACCCCGAAGCCAACCGGCGAGGGTGGTGGGAACCGCTGCGGATGCTCTTCCCGAAAGACAACGCGGTGGTCTTCGACCTCTCGTTCCACGTGCTGCTGGCCCTCGCCGTCCTGTTCGTCGTGGGGTTCCGGACGCGGTGGGTGACCCCGCTCCTGCTCGTGTTCTGGGTGGGGCTCTCGACCAACAGCACGCTGCTCGGCAACGGCGGAGACACGCTCATGCGGATCGTGCTCTTCTTCGTCGTCTTCGCCGACCTGAGTCGGCACTTCTCGGTGGATGCGTGGATGCGCCGGCGCCGCGGCATCCGGCCCTCCCGTCTTTCCGGACGGATGCCGACATGGGTGCCGCCGTGGCTGGCGATCTGGGCCCACAACACGGTGCTCATCCTCTGCGTGTTCCAGATCCTGCTCGTCTACCTCGTCTCGAGCGTGTTGAAGTTCCAGGGGGAGGAATGGCTGGACGGGACGGCGATCTACTACGCGCTGAGCATCGAGCAGTTCCACGTCCTCCCCGCCCTCAGCCAGCTCGCCTGGCAGTCGGCGCCCGTCGTGGCGCTCGCGACCTGGACCGCGCTCTGGGTGCAGATGCTGTTCCCGGTGCTCATCCTGTGGAAGCCGACGCGCTACGCGGCGGTGTTCGTCATCACCGGAATGCACCTGAGCATCGCGATCCTGCTGGGGCTGTGGCCGTTCTCGCTCGCGATGATCGCCCTCGACCTGCTCCTCGTCCGCGACGAGTCATGGATCAGGCTGGGTTCGCGCCTCGGCTCGGTGCGGAGGGGTTTGCTCAGCCCCGCCACGTAG
- a CDS encoding DUF5819 family protein, which yields MTTTAEEAPEAGVSEGPSSARRSGGVMAAVAAAMTLAIVLGYAFVAVSFTIPSSPTRPAVSAAFAPYFQQRWNVFAPNIMKVNRSLQIQVQWREDGELQRSEWVDVTDAEFSAARGIPTPSRISKNSFNAAQTYLTRYQALSADQRDRVRDTFIRRVNDGAFAPMDPSALLEELDDLGGSRAALVSYLRYDYMLVRFSSAFGSAYFDHDVERVRWRIEHDRPNDFTHRFDTKRQTEPSYTTFGWRQPAVEPSDEVQAIYDEVIERYTGR from the coding sequence ATGACCACCACGGCGGAGGAGGCCCCCGAAGCGGGGGTGTCGGAGGGGCCTTCCTCCGCCCGGCGGTCGGGTGGGGTCATGGCGGCGGTCGCCGCCGCCATGACCCTCGCCATCGTCCTCGGCTACGCCTTCGTGGCGGTGTCGTTCACGATCCCCTCGAGCCCGACGCGTCCCGCCGTGTCGGCCGCCTTCGCCCCATACTTCCAGCAACGGTGGAACGTGTTCGCTCCGAACATCATGAAGGTGAACCGCTCGCTCCAGATCCAGGTGCAGTGGCGGGAGGATGGCGAGCTCCAGCGCAGCGAATGGGTCGACGTCACCGACGCGGAGTTCTCCGCGGCGCGCGGCATCCCGACTCCGTCGCGGATCTCGAAGAACAGCTTCAACGCCGCTCAGACCTACCTGACGCGGTACCAGGCGCTCAGCGCCGACCAGAGGGATCGCGTCCGCGACACCTTCATCCGCCGCGTCAACGACGGCGCCTTCGCGCCGATGGACCCGTCGGCGTTGCTCGAGGAGCTCGACGATCTCGGGGGCAGCCGCGCCGCTCTGGTGAGCTACCTGCGGTACGACTACATGCTCGTGCGCTTCTCGTCCGCCTTCGGCAGTGCGTACTTCGACCACGACGTGGAGCGCGTCCGGTGGCGCATCGAGCACGATCGGCCCAACGACTTCACCCACCGCTTCGACACGAAGCGCCAGACGGAACCCTCGTACACGACGTTCGGGTGGCGGCAACCTGCGGTCGAGCCGTCGGATGAGGTGCAGGCCATCTACGACGAGGTCATCGAGAGGTACACGGGACGATGA
- a CDS encoding Ppx/GppA phosphatase family protein → MRLGVLDIGSNTVHLLVANARAGGRPTATTSHRSVLRLMRYLLPDGSISAEGVQGLVDAVTAARDRARAEGVDELLATATSAVREATNGDEVIALIEEALGQPLQVLGGETEARFTYLAVRRWFGWSAGQILLFDIGGGSLEIAGGADELPDLAESVPLGAGRSTVQFLPHDPPSDDEIDALRQHAASVLAPVAERFAALPRPDHVVGSSKAIRSLAKLAGYPVPGWSGIDRMVLPRRELKDWIPRLARIPADAREALPGITADRTFQIVAAAIVVERAMKALDVEELEVSPWALREGVLLRYIESLEY, encoded by the coding sequence GTGCGCTTGGGAGTCCTCGACATCGGTTCGAACACCGTCCACCTGCTCGTCGCGAACGCCCGAGCGGGAGGGCGCCCCACCGCCACCACCTCGCACCGTTCCGTGCTCCGCCTCATGCGTTATCTGCTGCCGGACGGATCGATTTCGGCGGAGGGTGTGCAGGGACTGGTGGATGCCGTGACCGCCGCGCGCGATCGCGCTCGCGCCGAGGGGGTCGACGAGTTGCTCGCCACCGCGACCTCCGCGGTCCGGGAGGCGACCAACGGCGACGAGGTGATCGCTCTCATCGAGGAGGCGCTCGGACAACCGCTCCAGGTGCTCGGCGGCGAGACCGAGGCGCGGTTCACCTACCTCGCGGTCCGGCGCTGGTTCGGGTGGTCGGCGGGACAGATCCTTCTGTTCGACATCGGTGGGGGATCCCTCGAGATCGCCGGTGGCGCGGACGAACTCCCCGACCTCGCCGAATCGGTCCCGCTGGGAGCGGGGCGGTCCACCGTGCAGTTCCTGCCCCACGATCCTCCGAGCGACGACGAGATCGATGCGCTCCGCCAGCATGCGGCATCCGTCCTCGCTCCTGTCGCCGAGCGATTTGCGGCGCTCCCCCGCCCCGATCACGTGGTGGGGTCGTCGAAGGCGATCCGATCCCTCGCGAAGTTGGCGGGCTACCCCGTGCCGGGCTGGTCGGGGATCGATCGCATGGTGCTCCCGCGCAGAGAGCTGAAGGACTGGATTCCGCGCCTGGCCCGCATCCCCGCCGATGCGCGCGAAGCCCTGCCGGGCATCACCGCCGACCGCACCTTCCAGATCGTGGCCGCGGCGATCGTCGTCGAGCGCGCGATGAAAGCCCTCGACGTCGAGGAGCTCGAGGTGTCGCCCTGGGCCCTGCGTGAGGGCGTCCTGTTGCGCTACATCGAATCGCTCGAGTACTGA
- the coaA gene encoding type I pantothenate kinase, which translates to MSAAETTAPAPSLSPYRQIDRDDWARMAGGLTQPLTENEIVQLRGIGDRLDPREVAEVYLPLSRLLSLYARATRRLGADTSSFLGEPDATTPFVIGVAGSVAVGKSTIARLLRELMSRWPDTPRVELVTTDGFLYPNAELERRGLMDRKGFPESYDRRALVEFLSEVKSGAEEARAPFYSHVRYDIMPDAHVTVHRPDVVIVEGLNVLQPPPSPNEVAVSDLFDFSIYVDADAAHIERWYVDRFLALRDNAFTNPTSFFRVFADISDEEAVERALGYWREINLPNLEENVLPTRHRAKLVLQKGADHTVETVLLRKL; encoded by the coding sequence GTGTCCGCAGCCGAGACCACCGCTCCCGCACCGTCGCTGAGCCCCTACCGTCAGATCGACCGCGACGACTGGGCTCGCATGGCCGGCGGGCTGACACAGCCGCTGACCGAGAACGAGATCGTCCAGTTGCGCGGGATCGGCGACCGGCTGGATCCGCGCGAAGTCGCCGAGGTCTACCTCCCCCTCAGCCGGCTGTTGAGCCTCTACGCCCGCGCCACGCGCCGCCTCGGCGCCGACACGAGCAGCTTCCTGGGCGAACCGGACGCCACGACCCCCTTCGTCATCGGGGTCGCGGGATCCGTGGCCGTCGGGAAGTCGACGATCGCGCGATTGCTGCGCGAGCTGATGAGCCGCTGGCCCGACACCCCTCGCGTCGAGCTGGTCACCACCGATGGGTTCCTCTACCCGAACGCGGAGCTCGAACGCCGCGGCCTCATGGACCGCAAGGGATTCCCCGAGTCGTATGACAGGCGGGCGCTCGTCGAGTTCCTCAGCGAGGTGAAGTCCGGTGCCGAGGAGGCGCGCGCGCCCTTCTACTCGCATGTGCGATACGACATCATGCCGGACGCGCACGTGACCGTGCATCGGCCGGACGTGGTCATCGTCGAGGGCCTGAACGTGCTCCAGCCGCCGCCGTCTCCGAACGAGGTCGCGGTGAGCGACCTCTTCGACTTCTCGATCTACGTCGACGCGGACGCCGCGCACATCGAGCGGTGGTACGTGGACCGGTTCCTCGCGCTCCGAGACAACGCCTTCACCAACCCGACGTCGTTCTTCCGCGTCTTCGCCGACATCAGCGATGAAGAGGCCGTCGAGCGAGCGCTCGGATACTGGCGCGAGATCAACCTCCCGAACCTCGAAGAGAACGTGCTTCCGACGCGACACCGCGCGAAGCTCGTGCTGCAGAAGGGTGCGGATCACACCGTCGAAACGGTCCTGCTCCGCAAGCTCTGA